In a single window of the Phocoena sinus isolate mPhoSin1 chromosome 7, mPhoSin1.pri, whole genome shotgun sequence genome:
- the FASTKD1 gene encoding FAST kinase domain-containing protein 1, mitochondrial isoform X2: protein MLSKFSSCLADQHLCFSPLMGKIADIVNRNLETIQDLRCLSVLMVSISSLISQRFQEQLVNKAEQLFDTIDSSQVNTARRIVQFLRNIKYSYYPLLERCNKVFLSNVNHLDLDSISKILSLYHSLQFHSFEFTLMTKKRLTEMIPLFDHPASFVKLFVTLGPVAGPEEEKQLKSTIWLMSEELTGQQALAVMGAMEEMESRNSRLIKKIASILYKHLDNYKPVELLRITQALIFLHFQSKELFVKLRELLLSYLKVSVIPSEISLLVCALSMLPSPHLDEAKISQIEAVLPQCDLNDLNSFATSVLRCIQYDPMYRNNTPGKQLKLLQKLDHYGRQRLQKCSSLNLLWEEVKSLKGDWFADSLLEETVVTLQRLMDEINYINVAGIASFISRTNYLSTSLLDRIASVVLQQNEKIHPFAILAIILPFSALNYDPPQRDEFFGTCLQHLNSYLSILDPLKLVFLGYSLATREYFSEDLLKAIFNIRFLAKLDSQLELLCSSLNMKVQFRLMELNRAVCLECPEYQIPWFHDRFCQQQYKKDFGSMNGAQQQIYKMLAEVLGGINFVKASVLTPYYYTIDFECILDKRKKPIPYGSHNTTLGKLPKIRSELNTQIAGSRLPPGAEKIALEFLDSRAFCRNIPHLKGKSAMKKRHLEILGYHVIQIPHFEWNSMALSTKNARMDYLRERIFGEGKSSS, encoded by the exons ATGCTGTCAAAATTTTCCTCTTGCCTGGCAGATCAACATTTATGTTTTAGTCCATTAATGGGAAAAATAGCTGATATTGTAAATAGGAACTTGGAAACGATACAGGACTTAAG gtgCTTGTCTGTTTTAATGGTCAGCATATCTTCTTTAATATCACAACGTTTTCAAGAGCAACTAGTGAACAAAGCAGAGCAACTTTTTGACACCATAGATTCTTCCCAGGTCAACACTGCAAGAAGAATAGTACAGTTTCTtcgaaatattaaatatagttattaCCCACTATTGGAAAGGTGCAATAAAGTGTTTTTGAGCAATGTGAACCACCTTGATTTGGACTCCATAAGTAAAATACTTAGTCTATACCATTCTCTACAGTTTCATAGTTTTGAATTTACTTTAATGACTAAGAAGAGGCTAACAGAAATGATTCCTCTGTTTGACCACCCAGCTAGCTTTGTAAAATTGTTTGTAACATTGGGACCTGTGGCAGGACCTGAAGAAGAGAAACA acTTAAATCAACCATATGGTTGATGTCAGAGGAGTTGACTGGCCAGCAAGCCCTGGCAGTGATGGGAGCAATGGAAGAGATGGAAAGCAGAAATTCACGTCTGATTAAAAA aATTGCTTCAATTCTGTATAAACATTTGGATAACTATAAACCAGTAGAGTTATTGAGGATAACTCAAGCGttgatttttctacattttcaaagTAAAGAGCTTTTTGTGAAACTCAGAGAATTGCTGCTTAG TTATTTGAAAGTCAGTGTCATACCTAGTGAGATTTCCCTCCTGGTTTGTGCTCTTTCGATGCTTCCTTCTCCTCACTTAGACGAAGCGAAGATATCTCAAATTGAAGCAGTTTTACCACAGTGTGACCTAAATGACCTGAATAGTTTTGCCACATCTGTTTTAAGATGTATTCAGTATGATCCCATGTATCGGAATAATACTCCTGGGAAACAGTTGAAACTACTTCAAAAACTAGATCACTACGGTCGTCAGAGACTACAAAAATGCAGCAGTTTGAATCTGTTATGGGAAGAAGTTAAATCTCTAAAAGGAGACTGGTTTGCTGATTCACTTCTTGAAGAAACTGTTGTTACCTTACAGCGTTTGATGGATGAAATTAATTACATAAATGTTGCAGGGATTGCATCTTTTATTTCTAGAACTAACTACCTCAGTACTTCGCTACTTGATAGGATAGCCTCAGTGGTCCTTCAGCAGAATGAAAAG ATTCATCCTTTTGCAATCCTTGCTATTATTCTTCCATTCAGCGCCCTGAACTATGATCCACCTCAAAGGGATGAATTTTTTGGAACTTGCCTTCAACACCTTAATTCTTACTTAA GTATATTGGATCCTCTCAAGTTAGTGTTTCTTGGTTACTCTTTGGCTACACGTGAATATTTTTCAGAAGATCTACTGAAGGCAATTTTTAACATCAGATTCTTAGCCAAATTAGATTCTCAACTTgaac ttttatgtTCATCTCTAAATATGAAGGTCCAATTTCGTCTTATGGAATTAAATAGAGCGGTCTGCTTGGAATGTCCTGAATATCAGATTCCATGGTTTCATGACCGCTTCTGTCAACAGCAGTATAAAAAAG atTTTGGCAGTATGAATGGAGCACAACAGCAGATTTATAAAATGTTAGCAGAGGTACTAGGAGGAATCAATTTTGTAAAAGCCTCTGTTCTTACACCTTATTACTACACAATAG ATTTTGAGTGTATCttggataaaaggaaaaaacctattCCGTATGGAAGCCATAATACAACTTTGGGAAAACTACCAAAAATACGCTCGGAATTAAATACTCAAATAGCTGGATCAAGACTGCCACCAGGAGCTGAAAA GATAGCTTTGGAATTTTTGGATTCAAGAGCATTTTGTAGAAACATCcctcatttaaaaggaaaatctgcTATGAAAAAACGACACTTGGAAATTTTGGGCTATCATGTAATTCAG ATCCCTCATTTTGAATGGAACTCTATGGCACTGTCAACAAAGAATGCTCGAATGGACTACCTGAGAGAACGGATATTTGGAGAAGGCAAATCATCATCATAG
- the FASTKD1 gene encoding FAST kinase domain-containing protein 1, mitochondrial isoform X3, whose protein sequence is MGKIADIVNRNLETIQDLRCLSVLMVSISSLISQRFQEQLVNKAEQLFDTIDSSQVNTARRIVQFLRNIKYSYYPLLERCNKVFLSNVNHLDLDSISKILSLYHSLQFHSFEFTLMTKKRLTEMIPLFDHPASFVKLFVTLGPVAGPEEEKQLKSTIWLMSEELTGQQALAVMGAMEEMESRNSRLIKKIASILYKHLDNYKPVELLRITQALIFLHFQSKELFVKLRELLLSYLKVSVIPSEISLLVCALSMLPSPHLDEAKISQIEAVLPQCDLNDLNSFATSVLRCIQYDPMYRNNTPGKQLKLLQKLDHYGRQRLQKCSSLNLLWEEVKSLKGDWFADSLLEETVVTLQRLMDEINYINVAGIASFISRTNYLSTSLLDRIASVVLQQNEKIHPFAILAIILPFSALNYDPPQRDEFFGTCLQHLNSYLSILDPLKLVFLGYSLATREYFSEDLLKAIFNIRFLAKLDSQLELLCSSLNMKVQFRLMELNRAVCLECPEYQIPWFHDRFCQQQYKKDFGSMNGAQQQIYKMLAEVLGGINFVKASVLTPYYYTIDFECILDKRKKPIPYGSHNTTLGKLPKIRSELNTQIAGSRLPPGAEKIALEFLDSRAFCRNIPHLKGKSAMKKRHLEILGYHVIQIPHFEWNSMALSTKNARMDYLRERIFGEGKSSS, encoded by the exons ATGGGAAAAATAGCTGATATTGTAAATAGGAACTTGGAAACGATACAGGACTTAAG gtgCTTGTCTGTTTTAATGGTCAGCATATCTTCTTTAATATCACAACGTTTTCAAGAGCAACTAGTGAACAAAGCAGAGCAACTTTTTGACACCATAGATTCTTCCCAGGTCAACACTGCAAGAAGAATAGTACAGTTTCTtcgaaatattaaatatagttattaCCCACTATTGGAAAGGTGCAATAAAGTGTTTTTGAGCAATGTGAACCACCTTGATTTGGACTCCATAAGTAAAATACTTAGTCTATACCATTCTCTACAGTTTCATAGTTTTGAATTTACTTTAATGACTAAGAAGAGGCTAACAGAAATGATTCCTCTGTTTGACCACCCAGCTAGCTTTGTAAAATTGTTTGTAACATTGGGACCTGTGGCAGGACCTGAAGAAGAGAAACA acTTAAATCAACCATATGGTTGATGTCAGAGGAGTTGACTGGCCAGCAAGCCCTGGCAGTGATGGGAGCAATGGAAGAGATGGAAAGCAGAAATTCACGTCTGATTAAAAA aATTGCTTCAATTCTGTATAAACATTTGGATAACTATAAACCAGTAGAGTTATTGAGGATAACTCAAGCGttgatttttctacattttcaaagTAAAGAGCTTTTTGTGAAACTCAGAGAATTGCTGCTTAG TTATTTGAAAGTCAGTGTCATACCTAGTGAGATTTCCCTCCTGGTTTGTGCTCTTTCGATGCTTCCTTCTCCTCACTTAGACGAAGCGAAGATATCTCAAATTGAAGCAGTTTTACCACAGTGTGACCTAAATGACCTGAATAGTTTTGCCACATCTGTTTTAAGATGTATTCAGTATGATCCCATGTATCGGAATAATACTCCTGGGAAACAGTTGAAACTACTTCAAAAACTAGATCACTACGGTCGTCAGAGACTACAAAAATGCAGCAGTTTGAATCTGTTATGGGAAGAAGTTAAATCTCTAAAAGGAGACTGGTTTGCTGATTCACTTCTTGAAGAAACTGTTGTTACCTTACAGCGTTTGATGGATGAAATTAATTACATAAATGTTGCAGGGATTGCATCTTTTATTTCTAGAACTAACTACCTCAGTACTTCGCTACTTGATAGGATAGCCTCAGTGGTCCTTCAGCAGAATGAAAAG ATTCATCCTTTTGCAATCCTTGCTATTATTCTTCCATTCAGCGCCCTGAACTATGATCCACCTCAAAGGGATGAATTTTTTGGAACTTGCCTTCAACACCTTAATTCTTACTTAA GTATATTGGATCCTCTCAAGTTAGTGTTTCTTGGTTACTCTTTGGCTACACGTGAATATTTTTCAGAAGATCTACTGAAGGCAATTTTTAACATCAGATTCTTAGCCAAATTAGATTCTCAACTTgaac ttttatgtTCATCTCTAAATATGAAGGTCCAATTTCGTCTTATGGAATTAAATAGAGCGGTCTGCTTGGAATGTCCTGAATATCAGATTCCATGGTTTCATGACCGCTTCTGTCAACAGCAGTATAAAAAAG atTTTGGCAGTATGAATGGAGCACAACAGCAGATTTATAAAATGTTAGCAGAGGTACTAGGAGGAATCAATTTTGTAAAAGCCTCTGTTCTTACACCTTATTACTACACAATAG ATTTTGAGTGTATCttggataaaaggaaaaaacctattCCGTATGGAAGCCATAATACAACTTTGGGAAAACTACCAAAAATACGCTCGGAATTAAATACTCAAATAGCTGGATCAAGACTGCCACCAGGAGCTGAAAA GATAGCTTTGGAATTTTTGGATTCAAGAGCATTTTGTAGAAACATCcctcatttaaaaggaaaatctgcTATGAAAAAACGACACTTGGAAATTTTGGGCTATCATGTAATTCAG ATCCCTCATTTTGAATGGAACTCTATGGCACTGTCAACAAAGAATGCTCGAATGGACTACCTGAGAGAACGGATATTTGGAGAAGGCAAATCATCATCATAG